The following proteins are co-located in the Solanum pennellii chromosome 1, SPENNV200 genome:
- the LOC107028089 gene encoding uncharacterized protein LOC107028089, protein MQSTEVPVQLSCRKQFSCMFHVFRRRIHRLCSRMRWLMWRRPRTKVVIKRFGKLSSRGSHGQLKETPSSKSSSTHPNGQSRTIRLATFNAALFSLAPAVPKAEKPSLFSHDDDNDDGFKFQNQVKSENNRPKSILKHSPLHPILTNGAKPKQKVSINLPENEISLAQNRVVGILEDDSTKILSLNNNNLGPVRSPICFPAMANWMINDYGGFCLSGTRTILDVLKEVDADILALQDVKAEEEKDMSPLSDLARALGMNYVFAESWAPEYGNAILSKWPIKKWRIQKIYDDKDFRNVLKATVDVPRMGELNFCCTQLDHLDENWRMKQINAIIQSNDSPHILAGGVNSLQASDYSLERWNDIVKYYEEIGKPTPRVEVMNFLKQKEYNDAKEFAGECESVVIIAKGQNVQGTCKYGTRVDYILGSQGLPYAFVPGSYSVVSSKGTSDHHIVKVDIMKAASRGRKNSRKLKKVKQKVEKMTSSCSSRGIWQVST, encoded by the exons ATGCAGTCAACAGAGGTTCCAGTGCAGCTTTCATGCAGAAAACAGTTTTCCTGCATGTTTCATGTCTTCAGACGGAGAATTCACCGGCTTTGCTCGAGGATGCGATGGCTGATGTGGCGTCGTCCGAGGACTAAGGTGGTGATCAAGAGGTTTGGGAAGCTGAGTTCAAGAGGAAGTCATGGTCAGCTCAAAGAAACACCGAGTTCCAAATCATCATCAACTCATCCAAACGGACAGAGTAGGACTATTCGACTAGCTACTTTTAATGCTGCATTGTTTTCCCTTGCACCTGCTGTGCCTAAGGCTGAAAAACCATCCCTCTTTTCTCATGACGATGACAATGATGACggtttcaaatttcaaaaccaGGTTAAGTCCGAGAATAATCGTCCTAAGAGCATATTGAAGCATTCCCCTCTTCATCCAATATTAACAAATGGAGCAAAACCAAAGCAAAAAGTTTCAATCAACCTTCCTGAGAATGAGATTTCATTAGCTCAGAATAGGGTAGTTGGAATCTTGGAAGATGATTCCACTAAGATTTTGAGTTTAAACAACAACAACCTAGGCCCTGTGAGGTCTCCGATATGCTTCCCCGCGATGGCTAATTGGATGATTAACGATTACGGAGGCTTCTGCTTGAGTGGAACAAGGACCATTCTTGATGTACTGAAAGAAGTGGATGCTGATATATTGGCTTTACAAGATGTGAAGGCTGAGGAAGAGAAAGATATGAGCCCTTTATCTGATTTGGCTCGTGCTCTTGGAATGAACTATGTGTTTGCTGAAAGCTGGGCTCCTGAATATGGTAATGCTATTTTATCCAAATGGCCTATTAAGAAATGGAGAATCCAGAAAATCTATGATGATAAAGATTTCAG GAATGTGCTTAAGGCTACGGTTGATGTACCCCGGATGGGAGAGTTGAACTTCTGTTGTACTCAACTTGATCATTTAGATGAAAATTGGAGAATGAAGCAAATAAATGCAATAATACAATCGAATGACAGTCCTCATATTTTAGCAGGAGGGGTAAATTCTCTTCAAGCCTCAGATTACTCATTAGAGAGATGGAATGATATCGTTAAG TACTATGAGGAGATAGGAAAGCCAACTCCAAGAGTTGAAGTAATGAACTTCTTGAAACAGAAAGAGTACAATGATGCAAAAGAGTTTGCAGGGGAATGTGAGTCAGTTGTTATCATTGCTAAAGGCCAAA ATGTGCAAGGAACATGTAAATATGGAACTCGAGTTGATTATATTTTGGGATCGCAAGGCCTGCCTTATGCATTTGTACCTGGATCATACTCGGTTGTTTCGTCAAAAGGCACGTCCGATCACCATATAGTTAAGGTGGACATCATGAAAGCAGCAAGCAGAGGTAGGAAGAATAGTAGGAAACTGAAGAAAGTAAAACAGAAAGTTGAGAAGATGACAAGTTCTTGTTCTTCAAGAGGGATTTGGCAAGTGAGCACTTAG
- the LOC107009361 gene encoding uncharacterized protein LOC107009361, whose protein sequence is MENEKKLESFVLVHNIAKRHNVGTLARSATAFGVSEMILVGRRDFNAFGSHGSTSHVRFRHFHSLADAKTFLKERDCDICGVEITENAVAVNEHPFKRSTAFLLGNEGTGLSAKECEICDFFVYIPQYGCGTASLNVTVAASIVLHQFGVWAGFSERTREGNKFIVAERPFKQAKKNYCMESSESVAEERRLKRENLSNGFFEDAGKEESPSNLLDTLFDD, encoded by the exons ATGGAAAAtgagaagaaactagagagcTTCGTGTTGGTACATAACATAGCAAAGAGACACAACGTCGGAACCTTAGCTCGTAGCGCCACGGCGTTCGGCGTCTCGGAGATGATACTCGTCGGCCGTAGAGATTTCAACGCTTTCGGTAGCCACGGCTCCACTTCTCACGTCCGTTTCCGCCACTTCCACTCCCTTGCCGATGCTAAAACCTTCCTCAAG GAAAGAGATTGTGATATATGTGGAGTTGAAATTACAGAAAATGCGGTTGCTGTAAATGAACATCCTTTTAAGAGAAGTACTGCTTTCCTGCTGGGCAATGAG GGTACTGGACTTTCTGCAAAAGAGTGTGAGATTTGTGATTTCTTTGTATATATTCCACAATATGGGTGTGGTACTGCTTCATTGAATGTGACTGTTGCTGCTTCCATTGTTCTACATCAATTTGGAG TTTGGGCTGGATTCTCCGAGAGAACACGTGAAGGGAACAAGTTCATTGTGGCTGAAAGACCTTTCAAACAGGCAAAGAAAAATTACTGCATGGAATCATCTGAATCTGTTGCTGAGGAGCGAAGACTGAAGAGGGAAAATCTTTCAAATGGGTTCTTTGAAGATGCTGGAAAAGAGGAATCTCCTTCAAATCTTTTAGATACCTTGTTCGATGACTAG